A window of the Dethiosulfovibrio peptidovorans genome harbors these coding sequences:
- a CDS encoding aldehyde oxidase, with product MDKTFASVGHDVQKVDGLSLATGTGRYTDDFDAPGTLHVAVLRSPHAHALITDIDVSQAQAFPGVVDVLTYKNAYEDMPRVVHTTAGQGFPEPSPYDSWLFDDKVRFVGDRVAAVAAETLDIAREAISKIRVTYDVLEPLFDPELSLTPGAPVVHDRDEYMPIPVPYEPGKNLMAEKIFTIGDVDKGLAEADFILDQVYHTHYAHHCMMEPHSTFVTFDDIGRLVVYTSTSVPFHTRRILAQVLSIPLRKIHVIKPRVGGAYGGKQEVLLEPLAAKFALRTGRPVKFIFSREEVFMAARTRHPMRVHITTGLKEDGTITALRMDDLMTAGAYGSHGLTVLCNAASKVLPLFNKVENVEFIGRTVYTNQPVGGAYRGYGVTQATFGFMQHVDIIARRTGQDMLEYIKKWHIKEGEGSPVFEAIGEGKAGVPQVITCCKLSECIDRGAEAIGWYEKRDKKLSGGPDKVRGVGMAASMQGSGIPLIDMGSAYMKLNEDGSCNLLMGATDTGTGSDTIMCQIAAEVLGVAPTMVVPLASDTDVTPFDDGAYASSGTYVSGGAVRTCAEKFLENILKAASMMLEVPRDRLETAHGTVWDRENRDSCTDFGAIARFAMYGAGENLHQIQAYGSYTSPVSPPPFIAQFAEVEVDTRTGDVKVLHFVSAVDCGHALNPRMTEGQVEGGVLNGIGYALREQYLFDSKGRMTNPDFGNYKIFGSLDVPKIDTILVDSYEETGPFGAKSVSEVCINGPAPAIANAVFDAVGVRIFDLPLTPEKILEALKKLKK from the coding sequence ATGGATAAAACCTTCGCATCGGTGGGACACGACGTTCAGAAGGTGGACGGGCTCTCCCTGGCCACGGGAACAGGGCGATACACCGACGATTTCGACGCTCCGGGAACGCTGCACGTGGCGGTTCTGCGTTCGCCCCATGCTCATGCGCTTATCACCGATATCGATGTCTCCCAGGCCCAGGCCTTTCCTGGCGTAGTGGATGTCCTCACATACAAAAATGCCTACGAGGACATGCCCAGGGTCGTTCACACTACTGCGGGGCAGGGATTTCCTGAGCCGTCACCCTATGATTCCTGGCTTTTCGACGACAAGGTTCGATTCGTGGGTGATCGGGTAGCAGCAGTGGCTGCCGAGACCTTGGATATCGCGAGGGAGGCCATCTCGAAGATCAGGGTTACCTACGATGTTCTCGAGCCTCTGTTCGATCCAGAGCTATCTTTAACTCCCGGGGCGCCAGTGGTTCATGATCGGGACGAGTACATGCCCATCCCGGTGCCCTACGAACCGGGTAAAAACCTGATGGCCGAGAAAATCTTCACCATTGGTGATGTGGATAAGGGGTTGGCCGAGGCTGACTTCATCCTCGATCAGGTCTACCATACCCACTATGCCCATCACTGCATGATGGAGCCGCACTCGACCTTCGTCACCTTTGATGATATTGGACGGTTGGTGGTGTACACGTCCACCAGTGTCCCCTTTCACACCAGGCGGATTCTGGCCCAGGTTCTGAGCATTCCCCTTCGCAAAATTCACGTGATCAAGCCCCGGGTTGGCGGGGCCTACGGCGGAAAGCAAGAGGTTCTACTGGAACCTCTTGCGGCCAAATTTGCCCTGCGTACCGGTCGTCCCGTCAAATTCATCTTCTCACGGGAGGAGGTCTTCATGGCTGCTCGTACGAGGCATCCCATGAGGGTTCACATTACCACCGGTCTCAAGGAGGACGGCACCATCACCGCATTGCGGATGGACGATTTGATGACCGCCGGGGCGTACGGCTCCCACGGCCTCACGGTCTTGTGTAACGCTGCCTCCAAGGTCCTTCCTCTGTTTAACAAGGTCGAGAACGTGGAGTTTATCGGACGAACCGTGTATACGAATCAGCCGGTTGGAGGCGCCTATCGGGGGTATGGGGTCACTCAGGCGACGTTCGGGTTTATGCAGCACGTCGATATAATCGCCCGTCGGACAGGTCAGGATATGTTGGAATACATAAAGAAGTGGCATATCAAGGAGGGCGAAGGCTCTCCCGTATTCGAGGCCATAGGCGAGGGGAAGGCCGGCGTTCCACAGGTTATCACCTGCTGTAAGCTGAGTGAGTGCATCGACCGAGGGGCTGAGGCTATCGGGTGGTACGAGAAACGGGATAAAAAACTCTCCGGCGGCCCCGACAAGGTTCGGGGCGTTGGAATGGCGGCGTCTATGCAGGGCTCGGGAATCCCCCTGATCGACATGGGAAGTGCCTATATGAAGCTCAACGAGGATGGCTCGTGTAACCTCCTCATGGGGGCCACAGACACCGGAACGGGGTCGGACACCATCATGTGCCAGATCGCGGCCGAAGTGTTGGGCGTTGCTCCGACCATGGTCGTGCCCTTGGCATCCGATACGGATGTAACCCCTTTTGACGATGGGGCCTACGCTTCCTCTGGTACCTACGTCTCCGGCGGTGCCGTTCGAACCTGTGCCGAGAAATTCCTGGAGAACATCCTGAAAGCGGCCTCCATGATGCTGGAGGTGCCGAGGGATCGGCTTGAGACCGCTCATGGCACCGTCTGGGATAGGGAAAATCGGGATAGCTGCACCGATTTTGGCGCTATCGCCCGATTTGCCATGTACGGCGCCGGTGAGAATCTTCACCAGATCCAGGCCTACGGATCCTATACGTCTCCCGTTTCGCCGCCGCCATTTATCGCCCAGTTCGCGGAGGTGGAGGTGGACACCAGGACCGGCGACGTCAAGGTGCTGCACTTCGTCAGCGCCGTGGACTGTGGGCACGCTCTGAATCCCCGGATGACGGAGGGACAGGTGGAGGGCGGGGTGCTCAACGGTATTGGCTATGCCCTTCGGGAGCAGTACCTCTTCGATAGCAAGGGACGTATGACCAACCCCGACTTTGGCAACTACAAGATTTTTGGATCGTTAGACGTGCCTAAAATAGATACCATACTGGTGGACTCCTACGAGGAGACCGGTCCCTTCGGAGCCAAGTCGGTCTCGGAGGTCTGCATCAACGGTCCGGCTCCGGCCATAGCCAACGCGGTCTTCGATGCCGTTGGTGTCCGAATCTTCGACCTGCCCCTGACACCGGAAAAAATCCTGGAGGCTCTGAAAAAACTGAAAAAGTGA
- a CDS encoding diguanylate cyclase: protein MADLSVTLGNMTFKNPVLPAAGPNVMQRAQMLGAVDKGAGGIVTKTISREPAVYPKPCIAKGPCEGYLNCETWSDRPWREYLEDYRAVKQTGVPLICSIGYSPEDVAELGRALEAEVGPHAIEFSTHYVGKTLDPLKKVAEALKGAVSCPVWMKVSPSTPDIPEMARIMSQYVDGFVAVNSVGPALDFDIEKPRPRLGTEDGHGWLSGPAITGVALYAVYQIAHVQEKPVIGVGGIRTGEDAVKFIMAGASLVGVCSEAIRKGPGTYGRIASGMSQWMDEKGYRSIDEIRGLYGRA from the coding sequence ATGGCTGATCTGTCTGTGACCTTAGGCAACATGACCTTCAAAAACCCGGTTCTCCCGGCAGCTGGCCCTAACGTGATGCAACGGGCTCAGATGCTGGGCGCTGTCGATAAAGGGGCCGGCGGCATCGTGACCAAGACCATCTCCCGAGAGCCGGCGGTCTATCCTAAACCCTGCATCGCAAAGGGTCCCTGTGAAGGGTACCTCAACTGCGAGACCTGGTCGGACCGTCCATGGAGGGAGTATCTGGAGGATTACAGAGCTGTGAAGCAAACCGGTGTTCCTCTGATTTGCTCCATCGGCTATAGCCCGGAGGACGTTGCCGAACTTGGTCGAGCTCTGGAGGCCGAGGTGGGACCTCACGCCATCGAGTTCTCCACTCACTACGTGGGCAAGACTCTCGATCCTTTAAAAAAGGTGGCCGAGGCTCTGAAGGGGGCGGTCTCCTGTCCTGTCTGGATGAAGGTCTCGCCTAGTACACCGGATATTCCTGAGATGGCCAGAATTATGTCCCAGTACGTGGATGGCTTTGTGGCGGTCAACTCGGTGGGGCCAGCTCTGGATTTCGATATCGAAAAACCCAGGCCAAGGCTGGGCACGGAGGACGGTCATGGCTGGCTGTCTGGACCCGCTATCACGGGTGTGGCTCTCTACGCCGTCTATCAGATCGCCCACGTTCAGGAGAAACCGGTCATAGGGGTGGGGGGCATCCGAACTGGTGAGGATGCTGTGAAATTCATCATGGCTGGGGCCTCTCTGGTTGGGGTGTGTTCCGAGGCTATTCGTAAGGGGCCCGGTACTTATGGTCGGATTGCCTCAGGGATGTCTCAATGGATGGACGAGAAGGGGTATCGGTCCATAGACGAGATTCGAGGGCTCTACGGTCGGGCCTAG
- a CDS encoding aldehyde oxidase, with amino-acid sequence MNQYSVVGCPEVRKDGWEKVTGRAQYVDDIPLDGCWYGGVLRSPSARGWLKGIERDPGFDWSRVVVVSAADLPGPNMVASVRNDCPILAEDRVSYVTEPVALVAAPDRETLKAALAALTPVIEPDGEPVIDVYDALKGERLVWGHDNVLQTFDIGRGDLDEGFAQADLILDETYTTQHQEQVYLEPQGAFATPDPDGRGVSVDISSQCPFYVHNSVVQGLNFDPDRVVIRQTVTGGGFGGKEFYPSLVALHVAILALAAGRTVKMVFDRHEDLAATSKRHPSVTRIRAGFLKDGTLTAIDVDFILNGGATTTLSVVVLQRGVLHATSCYRVPNVRVLGRAVATNLPPSGAYRGFGVPQSLFAMERHMDLAAGRLGMDPVAIRRKNLLTVGDLLPCGQVLDQVAAETVLDRALERSEYYEKVERYSRENEQGGQILKGIGLSLFLHGGGFTGSGEDHILGKTKVVFVPGRTSEEGRLELRISNTEMGQGAATVLSQIVAQGLQVPLNRVDYLAPDTSKASDSGPTVASRTTVVVGAILTRSARDMLDKLSGYVSEKLGSDPSYGEGVFRVGDRCLTFWEVAHGYAEEKGELVGWGEYVSTGSHWDDDTSTGDAYPSYSWACDVVEVEVNRDTLEVVPTDLCAVVDIGTVINPILAEGQFEGGSLQALGYGWIEDMAVKGDRIDAGSLSKYLIPTTMDSPRFDVEFVEIPYSHGPYGAKGLGELPHDGGAPALAAAIGHALDVFPLDIPVTPERMTSMLAAKEERL; translated from the coding sequence ATGAACCAGTATTCCGTCGTGGGATGCCCGGAGGTTCGAAAGGATGGCTGGGAGAAGGTCACCGGTCGGGCCCAGTATGTCGACGACATTCCACTTGATGGTTGTTGGTATGGAGGGGTCCTTCGCTCGCCGTCGGCTCGAGGGTGGCTAAAAGGTATCGAACGGGATCCAGGTTTTGACTGGTCTCGGGTCGTGGTGGTGAGTGCTGCCGATTTGCCTGGACCCAATATGGTGGCCTCCGTTCGGAACGACTGCCCTATCCTGGCTGAGGATCGGGTATCCTACGTGACCGAACCGGTGGCTCTGGTTGCCGCTCCCGATCGGGAGACTCTGAAAGCTGCTTTAGCAGCTCTGACTCCGGTGATCGAGCCTGACGGTGAGCCTGTCATCGACGTTTACGACGCGCTGAAGGGCGAGCGGCTGGTCTGGGGGCACGACAACGTGCTTCAGACCTTCGACATCGGCCGGGGTGATCTGGACGAGGGATTTGCCCAGGCTGACCTTATACTGGACGAGACGTATACGACGCAGCATCAGGAACAGGTGTACCTTGAGCCCCAGGGAGCTTTTGCCACGCCGGATCCCGACGGTCGAGGGGTCTCTGTGGATATCTCGTCTCAGTGTCCATTCTATGTCCATAACTCCGTGGTACAGGGACTGAACTTCGACCCTGATCGGGTGGTGATTCGTCAGACCGTCACCGGCGGTGGCTTTGGAGGCAAGGAGTTCTATCCGTCCCTGGTGGCCCTCCACGTGGCCATCCTGGCCCTGGCTGCGGGGCGCACGGTGAAAATGGTCTTCGATCGTCACGAGGACCTCGCAGCTACGTCCAAGCGTCATCCGTCGGTGACCAGGATCCGTGCGGGGTTCCTGAAGGACGGAACGCTTACCGCTATCGACGTGGATTTTATCCTGAACGGAGGTGCTACCACCACTCTGAGCGTTGTGGTCCTTCAGCGGGGGGTACTTCACGCCACCAGCTGTTATCGAGTACCCAACGTTCGGGTTCTGGGGCGGGCCGTTGCCACGAACCTTCCGCCCAGCGGCGCGTATAGGGGATTCGGCGTACCTCAATCCCTGTTTGCCATGGAACGCCACATGGACCTCGCTGCCGGGAGACTGGGCATGGATCCCGTGGCTATCCGTAGGAAAAACCTGTTGACGGTGGGTGACCTCCTGCCCTGTGGTCAGGTGCTCGACCAAGTGGCCGCTGAGACCGTATTGGATCGGGCTCTGGAGAGGTCAGAATATTATGAGAAGGTCGAGCGGTATAGCCGAGAGAACGAGCAAGGTGGACAGATCCTGAAAGGCATAGGCTTGTCTTTGTTCCTCCACGGAGGAGGGTTCACCGGATCGGGGGAGGACCATATTTTAGGTAAGACAAAAGTGGTCTTCGTGCCTGGTCGGACGTCCGAAGAGGGACGGCTGGAGCTTCGGATCAGTAATACCGAGATGGGACAGGGGGCGGCCACTGTGCTGTCTCAGATCGTGGCCCAGGGGCTTCAGGTGCCTCTGAACAGGGTCGACTATCTCGCCCCCGATACGTCTAAAGCATCCGACAGTGGTCCCACCGTGGCATCTCGGACTACGGTGGTTGTCGGTGCTATCCTTACCCGATCCGCCAGGGACATGCTGGACAAACTGTCGGGCTATGTATCGGAGAAACTGGGCTCTGATCCATCATATGGGGAGGGAGTGTTCCGTGTTGGCGATAGATGTCTGACTTTCTGGGAGGTCGCTCATGGCTATGCCGAAGAGAAAGGCGAGCTTGTGGGATGGGGCGAGTACGTCTCCACTGGCAGCCACTGGGACGACGATACCAGTACAGGAGATGCCTACCCGTCCTACTCCTGGGCCTGCGACGTTGTGGAGGTCGAGGTGAATCGGGATACCCTGGAGGTCGTTCCCACCGATCTGTGCGCGGTGGTTGATATAGGGACGGTGATCAATCCGATCCTGGCTGAGGGGCAGTTCGAAGGAGGGTCCCTTCAGGCTCTGGGGTACGGATGGATTGAGGATATGGCAGTCAAGGGCGACCGAATCGATGCTGGTTCCCTGAGCAAATACCTGATTCCTACAACGATGGATTCCCCTCGTTTCGACGTGGAGTTTGTCGAAATTCCCTACTCTCACGGACCATATGGAGCCAAGGGATTGGGGGAACTTCCACATG